In Clostridia bacterium, the DNA window TTCTACCGGGCGCGAAGGGATGCCCAGCAGCGATGCCCGTCCGCCCAGGCGCAGCACATCGAATCCCAGTTTGATCGCGTCCTTGTGGCCCGCCATTTCAAGCAATACATCTACGCCCGTGCCATCCGTTTGTTCTTTGAGGATCGCCCGCACATCCTGCGTCGCAGGATCCAGCACCAGGTCGGCCTTCATTTTTTCGGCGACTTTGCGGCGATGCTCATTCACTTCGATCGCGAAAACCTTGGTCGCGCCGCACGCCTTTGCCACGGCAATGGCGAATAATCCTATTGGGCCGCATCCGCTGATAACAACCGTCTTCGTTGCGATGTCGCCTGCAAGCACCGTATGCACCGCGTTGCCAAGCGGATCGAGCAGCGACGCGTACTCCAGCGGGATCGAGGGGTCCAGTTTCCAGATGTTCGATTCGGGGATGGTTACGTACTCTGCAAAAGCACCATCGGCATCCACGCCGATGATCTTCACGTGCTGGCAGATATGCGCTTCGCCCGTGCGGCACTGGTAACACTTGCCGCAGTTCACGTGCATCTCGGCGGAAACGAAATCGCCCTCTTTCACGGTCGTAACTTCGTCGCCAACGGCTGCAACTTCGCCGCAGAACTCGTGCCCGGGAATCAGCGGCGGATGGATGCGCCCTTGCGCCCAGGGGTCCCAGTTGTAAATGTGAACGTCGGTGCCGCACACCGAGGCCACTTTCACTTTCACCAGCACCTCTGTTGGTCCAAACTTGGGAACTTTTACGTCGCGAATTTCTGCGCCGGCCTTGGCTTCGGGCTTAACAACGGCAAGCATTGTGTCAGGCATTAGGATGGCTGCTTTCTCGCCGCGCGGCTCAGGACGGGATTATCGGTCGCCGCTGGGCGTGATTACTCAGTAGGAGACTAAGTATTCTAGCACCGGGCGCTACTCACATTGTCCGCGGCAACAACCGGGTGCATCACTGCGAACTGCTCAGCGCTTTCAGATTAGAGTCAAGTGAGCAACACTTTTTTTGTCGAATTTTATTGACATAAAAGGTAAGTCACCACAAAATCTGGTGTCAGTAATCGCGCTCACACAAATTCGTGGGCTGGCGATGCAAGGAATGGGCCCTATCTAACAACCTTCAAGGGAGAAGGTTCTAGGAGGCAACACATGCCAGTAAAGAAAAAGCCAGCAAAGAAAGCCGCAAAGAAGAAAGCCAAGAAGTAGCAACCATCCACTTCAGGCCCAACCACTTCTTTCGAGTCTCCGCTTCGGCGGAGACTTTTTGTTTACGGCAGGCGGCAGACGACAGGCCTCAGACGTCAGACATTGGCGTGTAAAACAGATTGGCGCCGACTGCCTGGCGGACGAAACTCCTACGGACCTACGGGGTGTCCCGGCGACACTTCCGTTTTATGGGATAGGTCGCAGGTTGAAGCTGGCGCTGTCGGCGGTCCCAACACTTGCACCAGAGTCTTGCAGGTGGCATCGTTTGCGTCCGAGGCGTTGCACCACCAAGGCTGCTCCGGCATTGGCGGGGGCGTCATCCACGATGGATTTGCAAAATCGAAAAACTCCGACATGTCGTCTGCGGCCGCGTCTCTCGCGGTTAGCGGCGGCACGTTGAACCGCGTCTCGATCAGCTTCAAGATGGACGCAGTGGTCCGCGGAGTATGTGAAACGAAGTTCTTCTTTGCCCACGGCGACACCACGATCACCGGCGTGCGGAACCCGGAGTCCGTGAACATGTCCCACTGTCCAATATCCGTAGACAGCAGATTCGGCGGCGTGCCGTCCGGTGCAGGAACGGCGAACGGCGCTACGTGTTCGTACAGGCCGCCGCCCTCGTCGTAGGTCAATATGAATGCCCACGTTGGCCAGGCAGCGCTTGCCATCAGCGCATCGATCATCTTCTTGGTATTGAATACTCCCGGTTGCAATCCCCACTTGTTATCAGGATGCTCGTTCAGTTGCCAGCCCGCCGCCTGCTCCAGGAACACGACTTGCGGCAGCAATTGGTCTGCCTTTGGATCCGACAGGATTCTGAAATACTCCGAAATGTTGCGCACGCGCCCCTGCGAAGCCGGGTCGTTCCAGATGTCAAACTGCGCCAGGTACACGTCGCCGCTCTGGTAGTAGTAACGCCACGTCACACCTGCTTCGTTCAGCGCCTGGAATAGAGTTTTCTGCGTGTACGGCGGATGCTTCGAACTGGAGTCCGGGCGCGTAAACCCGAACGAGGTCCCGGTAAACAGATACATGCGGTTCGGTATCGTCGGGCCCATCAGCGACGCGAACCACCGGTCACTGGTTGCGAACTGCGTTGCCAGTTCGTAGTAGTACGGAATGTCGCTCTGGTCATAGTACCCCAGCGAGCGCGTGTAATGCGGGTCCACCGTCGAGTGCTGCGAGTCCTCCTGCTGCATCATCCAGAAGTCCATCCCGAATGTGCCATTCGACTTGCGGTGCGCGAAAAAGTGACTCTCGTTCCACCCCGGACTCGTCACCTCGATGCAGGTTGTCGGCGTGTGAAAGGGCTTCACCTCGTGACCGTAGTAGTCGGTGAGTACCTTGTTGACATCGATGCCATCGGCATCAGCCGGCAGGCCCTTGCTCTGCCTGTATTGCCCGAGCATGCCGAAGTAGTTATCGAACGACCGGTTCTCCTGCATGTAGAAAATGATGTGCTTCAGCGTACTCAGTCCCGCACTACCTCCAAGCACCGTGACGGTTGCCGTCGCAGTCTTTGTCGTTCCGTTCACATCTGTTGCCGTGGCCGTATAGGTCTTCGTAGTCGAGGGCGTCACGGGTGCTGAACCATTCAGATTCACCGAGCCGAGATCCGTAATAGAAACGCTGACCGCGTTCTGCGATGTCCATTCCAACGTGCTCGAACGGCCGCTGCTCACGTTGACCGGATTCGCGGCCAGCGTAATTCCCAACTGGCCGACGGCTGCGACTGTCACGGTCGCGGTTGCCGCGGCGCTTCCGCCTGCGCCAGTCACAGTCGCCGTGTAGGTTGTCGTTGATGATGGAGTGACCTTCGCGGAGCCGCTGGCCGTCGTGAACGTGCCCACGTTGTTATCAATCGTTATGGAAGTTGCATTCTGCGCGGACCACGATAGTTCCGAAGTCTGTCCGGCGTTGATCGATTCGGGCGACGCAGTGAAGGTGATGGTCGGCTTCGCGGGAGTCACACTGATTGTCACAGCCGCCTGCTTCGAACCATCAGAGTTCGTCGCAGTTGCGGTGTACGTCGTAGTCGAGAGCGGAGCGACCTGGATCGTCCCTGTCAAGTCCAGCGCGTCCTCACTCACCGGAGGCGTGATCGTCAATGACTTCGCGTTTGTTGTGCTCCAGTTCAGCGTGACCAGGTCTCCGGCCGTTGATGTCATCTTGTCGGCCGTGATGCTTACGCCCGGAAGTTGCGGATTCCCGCTGCCACCGCCAGCGTTGTCGTTGGAACTGGATGCGCTGCCGGACGAGCCGCAACCGCACGAGAGGACAACCACAGAGGCGACAGCCAAGATTAAGCAGAAGCGGAGCATCCGGAACATGCTGTTCACATGGACCACCCACAACCAATTTCAGAGTTCTTGGATTCCGAATGGGTGGTCGGAGTTGTTCCCGGACGGCGGGTCGTGGTAAAAGCAGTTACACCCGGAATGCGGTATGGCTGCGCACGGGCGCGAATGTCAGTTTCCGGAGCGAGCGCAGCGTCAAGGTCAGCGTCCCGCACACAAACCATGAGCACTGCAAAGAAAAGGCGTGTGAAGAGCCAGGCGGATGAAATCACCGTCCCTGACAAGCTCTACTTCCGCATCGGCGAGGTTGCAAAACTCAGCCGGTTGCCTGCTTACGTCCTTCGCTTCTGGGAGACCGAGTTCCCGCAGTTGAAACCATCCAAGGGCAGCACCGGCCAGCGTATGTACCGCCGACGCGATGTCGAGAATGTCCTGGTAATCAAAAAGCTTTTGTACGAAGAGGGCTACACAATCGCTGGCGCGCGAGAGAAACTGAAGGCAGACGTTCGAATCACCAGGTCTCAGCCGGTTCTGCCGTTCCCCAAGAAGGCGCCAGCCGAGAGCCTCAAACGCGTCCGTCACGGATTGAAAGAGATTCTGGAAATCCTGACTACACGCCGTTGATCGCCGCCGTGGTTCTGAGTTGCTTCGGAGCGTTCCGCCCGCATCCTTAGTCGGAAACCGCCAACTCTCCTGGCAATATCTTCCGAGTTCGTGGCAGAACGCCGCGCCGGGCAAGTGAACCGATAACAACGATGACCGCTATGAAAGCAGTGAGCATCAGGACATCGGTGAACCGGCTCTGTGGAAGCGCGACCCACAACAGCCACAGGGCAGCGTGCGCGACAGGAACCGACCAGACCGCTCCGTAGAAGTAACGGCGCTCGTCACCTTCTCCCTTGGTCGAGGCTTTGACGCGCGGCAATCTCCCCCAAAAACCGAGAAGCCACAGGCTAGCGACCATCGGCAGGTAACCCACGGCGTAGATCTGTTGCAGTCGCCACTTGCCAATCACGATCGCTCCGGCCAGTCCGCAGATATTCAGAACTGCGTAGGTGATAAGTTCACTCCAGGCGAGCGTATAGCAGATACGCCGATACAGAGGGTTCGGACGATCTTCGGTAAAGCGAAGGATGTAAGGTCTGGGCTCCACACCCGGTAACTTTCCAAATAGACCGGAAAGGGCTGTTCCCACGACAACGATGGCAAGCCAGTAGCCCATCGCGCGGTCAGCCCCATGAGCAAATAGATTGAACGTCATTGGGCCCGGCACGAGATAGAACACCACAATCCAAATCGGCCAGTGTGCAAGACGGTAGTAGAGCTTGTTGCGCACGCGAAGCTTGTGCGCGCTGGAGTATTCAACCTGGCAGGCCATTCCTGCCGGTTTACAGACTTGACCTTCACCCATGCCCACGTCCTGACGCATCGGATGGTGGTTCAGTCTTGGATGCTGTTTGCGCGTTGTTCGATAGCGTGGCAGTTCCCGCGGGTCGGGTGCCCCATGCAAGCCGACTTTGCTTGCGTGGGATTCTAATGTTGCAAGAACCATTCCCGATTTACAAAGGGCTTTCCAAGCTCGACCTTCTCTCCCGGCGCTGGAGTCACAATCTGCACGCCGGCTTTTCTGGCTGCCGCCACGGTGCGAACGATCGGCTCATCCCACGCATGGTAGCTCAGGTTGAATGTCGCCCAGTGCACGGGAAGAAACACTTTTCCTCCAAGGTCTTGATGCGCTCGAATTGCGGACTCGGGGTCCATTTGGATGTCGAGCCAGGTACTTCCATAGGCTCCGACTTTCAACACAGAGAGGTCGACGGCACCCAACCGCTTACGAGTTTCGCTGAAGTGATGGGAATAACCTGTGTCACCACTAAAGTAGAACGAGGAATGCGGCCCTCGGACCAACCATGCTGACCAAAGTGTCGAGTTATCCATCCGCTTTCGTCCCGAATAATGGCGAGCAGGGGTGCAGTTCACTTGAACACCCTTGATCTCAGCAGAGTCCCACCAATCCATCTCGTGAATTTGCTGTGCGGGTACGCTCCAACGCGCCAGATGCGCGCCAACTCCAAGAGGAACGTAGAAGTGTGTGCCTCGGGCGGCAAAGTGCTTCGTCGCCTCCATATCGAGATGATCGAAATGATCGTGCGAGATCACGACCGCATCCACTCGAGGCATCTGCTCAAGAGCGAGCGGAACCGGATGAAGCCTCTTGGGGCCGACTCCCTGGAACGGAGACGCATATTCCGAAAACACAGGGTCTGTCATAACCCGTATTCCATCGATTTCAATCAGCGTAGTCGAATGGCCAAACCAGTAGGCACGAAGTCCCGGCTCAATTTCTTCAGCAAACTGACTCGTTGTGAGCTTTACGACAGGAACTACAAATTGCGGCTTTCTCACCTGCCCCTTGGAGTAGTCCTGTAGCGTCTTCAGAAACTCCATCTCACTTTTCTGGGGAGGCGTATTCTCGAACCGGTTTTCGTGGAACTGTGGCGAATGGCGCATTCTCTCCCAGCGCGCCTCTTCGAAGCTTCCCCCGAATATCGGCATGCGGAATATGAAGATCGCGGCTACACCAAAAGCAGCAATTGCTCCAGTTGCCCAGATCAAGAGTCTCTTCAGGCTTTTCATTCGTCAGACACCCCCGCCGCCAGACCGCACCCCGTCGAAGGCGCGCTTCATTCCACAAATACGGGTTGTTCGAAGCAAGACATGACAACGGCAGCATAGACCTGGAGTCCGCCTGATGGGAATGAAATTTGGGGAAGAAACAAACTGGACCCTAAACGAAGGAGGTAGATGGTCGGCTTTTTGGCCCTTACGCCCTCGCTCGCAGGCAGCCTGACGTCAATCTCCTGCGGAAACTATCCACACAAGCAAAGGAAAACTTGCGCCCTACAGAATCTCGGACCTTGCAACAGAGAGATCGACGATGGCAAATGAAATGCCGTGATCACCTGTGCCCGAGCAACTCGGACACAGGTGTTGCCTCATTTTCTTCGAAGGCTATAAGGGGACTGATTAGTCGGTTTGAGCGAAATTTCCTCTGAAGCAGCCTTGGAATAAACCGCCGCCTCGCTTCGACCAAGCTTGTGTGCAATCAGACCAGTGGGTGTGTTATGCGTCGCAAGTTGTTCCAATCGCGTAACTTCGTTTTTCGTCCACGGCTTGTTGTTGTTCGTAGGTTTGTTGCTACTCATTCGTATCTACTCCTGCAAGCAAATGGCTTGCTTGACTTCCGGGGGAGCAAGCCCGAAAATTGGAGATGAAGCATGATTCGGGGCTTGCTCCGGGTTGAAAGTTTCGGTGACGCATATCACCGACTGGCGCTCACCATGGCCTACTTCGATGTCCCTCGAAGACATCGGAGTGGGTCTTGTTGTTTTGGCCCGAACGCACGGTGTGCATGGTGCGAGAGGCTACGCGTCTAACGTCATAACGTGACCTTTCATCAGCTACCCAACTTCCTTCCGCTCAGTTTGCCGCGCCTGTTGCGATGGCGAGGATGGTTGATCCTCCTGTAGCGACAATTCCAGAATCGCCAGTAGCCTCTTTAGGTCTCTTGCCTCGTCCCAGTCTCCCGGCAATTCCAAGTACGCCGTGCGCCCTTTACCGAGTGGAATCGAAATACGTTCCGACCGCTGTAAAGATTCTGTTGCGTGAAATGGGACCGCGCGCGCATGCGTTGTACTGCTCTGATCCTCTGTTACGTCCTTACCCGCAAAAATGCTCAGGAACGAGAACTCTGAATATGCGCGAAGCAATTCGCCCTCGCGGACGATCAAGCCAGCAGCCAGGAGAAAATCAACAATGATAGAAACTTGTGATGCATGTGAGGAGTTGCCGCCTGCGGCATTCACGAGTGTTGCAATCGACTCTTGCAATGCGAGCGGACACTCTCGCAGCCTCGGAAGCAATGCTTGCGAAAACCACGTTTTCTTAAGCGCCGGGGCGAGTTTCTCGGCAGCACGGGCATCTCGGCAATCGTGCGCTAGGCTGTAAGCAGTAACATCAAAAGTAGGTTTATAGCCTGTTCCCAAGCCTTTAGTTAGTAGGTTGGCTGCAACAAAGAATGGATTACACGTCGATACTGTCGTTGCTGCCATCCCAGCAGCTTCTGCTACCTGTTCATTAGTGACGTCCTTATTCTCCCGTCCGAGACGGGCATAAGTTCGAAGGAGAAACAGCTGCCGAGTAAAGCCGACGCGGTCGGAAGGAAACTGGAATTTGGGTTTGCTACGACCAAGCGTTCCAATCGAGTTGAGGTCAAGTGCCATCAGTTGATGATGCTAGCCCTCTTTTGAGTAATTGGCAAGGCCAAATTTTGAGTGCTGACTCCAATTGCTCAATTCTTAGACATCTCATTGGAGCACGCCTGGGGGCGATTTCAAAGTTTCGCACCCACGGCCGACTTGCCGGGGCCTGACCGTTTTCGAGATGGCTGAGCCCTGCCGACTCCCTCATCCGGAACGCCCGGCGACCCGCAGCAACTCGCTGAGTTCGTGGATATCGGCTGGACTGGCGTCGCCTACCACAACGTAACGCAATCCACCTTCGCTCCATGTTTCCAGGTTGAAGGCCATTTCGCGAGTAGCGGTTGCGCCCGTCGGCAGCGGAATCATTCCCGCCTGGTCCTGAAAGACAAATACCGATAGCTGGTGATTGCGAAGTTCGAACAGCAACTGGGCACCCGCACTGTGCTTCAAGTACATAACTCTTCCGCCAACCAGCTTGAACGAAGAATTCTGCAGTTCGGGAAGGTTGAAAGTGAATGGGAGCTTGCCCTGGAACCATGGCTTCACGGTGTGCCGATCGGTTGAAATCACGTCGACGGGATTCGCGCTCGCCGTGGTGGCGACGTGCACATCGAGCAGCTCTGCGAGAGTCTGCTCGCGAGCTGAATACCGCATCCACAGAGCCACTGAGGCAACGATCAGCACGAGCGGAATGGCGACCGCGACCAGCCGCATCCACGTGAACGCCCAGACCGGCTTGCGATTCGCCCCGATACTCTGTTCAAGGCGCAGCCGGAACTGCGGCGATGGGGAGTATCGCGCAGCTGCGGCAGCTTGCGTCATGCGCTTCATCTGCAGGCGACCGAGCGCGTCTGCAGCGCACGACGGACACGTTCGCAGATGGGCCTCCAGGCTCGCCAGTTCCTCTTGCGACGCATCGTTGTCCACGTAAGCGTCCAGCTTGTCCTGCCACAGATCGCAGGTCATCGCGAACCCTCCCGTAATTTGGCCGCCAGCAATTCGCGCATGGCTTTTCGCGCGCGAGAAAGGCGCGACATCACCGTACCCGTGGGAATCCCGAGCGTCTCGCCGATTTCCTGGTAGCTCATCTCCTCCAGATCAGACAAAAGAATGATCTCGCGAAACTTCACCGGCAACAGCGCCAGAGCGTTCTGGATGGTCTCCAATTCCACCCGCGCGAGCAGAACCGATTCTGGAGTGTCGGCAGCCGCTGGTTCGGTCGGCTTGTCGTCTTCGTTATCGAAGGAGACGAAGGCGCTGGCCTTCAGCCCCACCTGCGTCGTCAGGAAAGTATTCCGCAAAATCCTGTACATCCAAGCGCGGCAGTTCGTTCCCTGCCGGAAGGAAGAAAAACCTTGCAGCGCCTTCATATACGTTTCCTGCACAAGATCCTCCGCTGCGGCGCGGTCCTGGGTGAGCCAGTGGGCAAAGTTGTAGAGCTTGGCGAAGAGCGGCATCGCCAGTTCTTCGAACGACCCGAAATCACCAGCACGATCAGCCACAGCCCCCACCAGTCCACCTCCGGCGAGGCTCGTCCTCTCTCCCCGCCGGAGTTCCAGGGCCGCCAACCAATTCAGTGGCTGGTGGCAGCCGACAAGTCCAGCGACCTCTCCGACTGGACGCGTTCCAAGACGCCGCCCTTTCTCCATTTGCGGAGCAGCACCGCATCCAGCGACCACTTTCCGGGCCCATTCCCTAACAGAAAAGCAACCGTCAGAAGCTGCGCGTACTCGGATCGGATTTCGTGCAGCACAGCCCAGAAACCGACCTGTGGAGGCACCGGCGGCAATGGCAACGGCGACGTTCCCAGATACAACGAAATCTTCGTCGAAAGTATCGCCACAATCATCTCGACAACAAACGGGATCGCAATCAGCCTCGTCATCAGGCCGGTAAGCAACAGCAGCCCTCCAACGATCTCAAGGTATCCGATGGTGGTGGCCGTGAAATGCGGAAACGGAATCCCAAGTTTTGTAAACCGGCCAACGCCCTGGTTCACATATACAAACTTCAAAATCCCTTCCCAGAGAAACACTCCTCCTGCCATAAGTCTCAGCAGTAGTGTGGATTTGGGACCGTCAGTTGGAGGATGTGTGAGCCACAAAAGAAACTTTTTCATTGGTTGCTCCCTTCACCACATACAACTGGAACAACCTAAAAATATTCCCTGATATTCGATCTGTTCCTGATCGAACGCCCACGCGTCACTATTGACTGTGCAACAAAGCCAACGTCAAGCAGTCGTTTACGCGGTGGACAGCTCCGGTGCGATCATGTATTCGCTCTGTACCATGCCGCTCGGATAGGATCGCGTGGCCACGTGTTGCATTCGTATGTCGTGCGGCAGAGGTCCGAACAAGGGAATCCCGCTTCCGAGGAGCAACGGTATTCGCGTGATGATTAAGTGCTGGATGAGTCCTGCCTTTAAGAAGCCTTGAATAGTCACTCCGCCATCGACGTAGAGATGGTTGAAACCACGTTGCGCGAGCCGAGCCACGATCTCGTGTGGCGTGCCGGCCATCACATCGCACACGGCGCCCTCAGGCATTTTCAACTTTGACATCGTCGTGCTGAGCACTACCACCGGCTTCTTGCCGTACGGCCAGGCATCGAATGTCAACACCGTCTCAAACGTATTGCGGCCGATCACAATACAATCCACCGTGGCGATGAACTCCTCGTATCCGTGAGGTTCGCCGCCGTTGGCTGGCAGCCAATCCAGCGCACCGTCCTGCCGCGCGATGAAACCGTCGACGCTCGTTGCAATGAATACCGATGACTTCATCTCACCCTCACCACTAAGCCTTCGCCCATCCTATTGAAACGCCAGATTGGGATTGGCCATCACGTCACTTCACCCGCTTCCAATGGCTCTGCGAATAAACGGCGAACTCCTTTTTGGGTTCTGCCAGTTCGAACACCTCGATGAACTCATCTTGGCTCACGATTCTGTAGGTTTCCCGCGCCCTCCAGCCGTCTGGTATGTTCTCGATTCGCTCGGTCTCGAATGCGAGCGTTTTGCCGTCTTTTCCCTCCTGCTCGACATATTCATTTACGAACCCTTCTACATGAAACTGTCGGAGCACAAGTCTTTTCCGTTGGCGATCGAAGCTGAAGAAGCCAACATCTTCGTGAACTTCGCCCTTTGGATTCTTTTCTTGCGGGGGATAAACGGTCTTGTTGGTTGCGCGAAGAAACTTGCCGCCGAACACAAATTCGTAGTTTCGATCTCCCTTACCTTTGCCAGGTTCGCCCTGCGATGTGCCTTGCCAGTGACCGACAAAGAACTTCACTGGATCAAAAGGAGACTTCGCAATTGATTCTTGCCCTATCGCTATTCCGGGGAGGAGGAGAATGATGACGACTGTCAGAGAGTAGATCGGCTTCATGGCGAGAATTGTCTCATTTATTCTCGCTTCGCCGAAAAGTGGCGTGCGGGTGTGGTGCTGCTGGAGCGAACTCCATATCCGCTGCCCACGTACGCGCAACTAACGTCCCTAACAATGCAGCCGCATTGCGAGCCAGACTGAAATTGGGAATTGAAGCTAATTCGTGGTGGCCCATGCAAGCCGGTGTTGCTTGCATGGGCATGAGTGCAATCGAATCCGCGCGCAGCGCGTCCAAGACTCTCAACTGGGAACCGGCTATGAGAACCGGCAACCATCCATTAACTAAGCGACTAAGTTGCCGACTGAGAGTTCCTCGGCCGGTCGAATGTTCTGATTTACCCGGAAAAAGTTCTTGGGGTCATACTTCTTCTTGATTTCGGCCAGACGCTGATAGTTATCGCGATATGTGGCTTGAACGCGATCCTGGCCCTCATCCATCATGAAGTTTACGTACGCGCCACCCGCCGAGAACGGATGCAGAGCGTCCCAATACTCTTTGCACCACGAAGTGATTTTCTGAGCGTTCGCGGGATCAGGGTCCACGCCCACGATTACCTCGGAGAACAGCGCTTCACGAAAACTGTATGCCGTCTCGTTCTTGCCGACGCCTTGTGGCGCGCCATTGACCGGGTAAAGATGCATCGTTGAGAGCATGGTCGGGATCTGAGATCCGTGCTCGACATGCCGGGCGATCGCCTCTTTGCTCAATTCCGTGAAGTTGTCAGCCCGCCAATACCATTGCAGGCCGGGAACGAACAGTGGATCAAACAAACTTTGCGCGGCCGGAAATGGCACAGCCCCTACGTGGTCGAAAAGCGGGTGGCCGAGCGACCGCATCGGCTTCAGGGCTTGCTCCGTCTGTTCGGCAGAGCCAGTGCAACACCAAACGATGCCGCACACGTTCTTGTTGTGGAGATGCTCAGGGAACATTGGAGCGGGCGGGACGACAAGAAAAGCAAAGAAGCCGCTCACGTACTCGGGAGCGTTCTTGATGAAGTCTTGATAGGCGCTGAGTACATTCGCGGCCTCGGCGAGCGGCCAGAACGTCGGGCCGAACTGGACGATGTTGACCGGGTGCAGCCGAAACTTGAAGGAAGTGACCACGCCGAAGTTTCCTCCACCGCCGCGTACGGCCCAGAACAAATCGGGGTTCTCCTCGCTACTCGCCGTCACAAAGCTCCCATCGGCCAAAACCATGTCCACCGCGAGCAGATTGTCGATCGTCAGGCCATATCTGCGGGTGAGATATCCGATCCCTCCGCCCAAGGTGAGCCCGGCCACCCCGGTGGTCGAAATGAATCCGCTGGGCGTAGCCATGCCGAAAACATGTGTTGCATGATCGACGTCGCCCCAAACGCACCCTGCCTCAACGCGGACGGTTCTGTCCTCGGGGTCCACGCGAATGCCCTTCATTCGTGAAAGATCGATAACCAGACCGTCGTCACAAATTCCTAGGCCCGCACCGTTGTGTCCGCCACCACGAATCGCGGTCAACATCGCATTGCCCGCACCAAACCGTACCGCCGCTATGACGTCGGCAACATCCACGCAGTACGCAATGAGACGCGGGCGCTTGTCAATCATCCCGTTGTAGACTTTGCGAGCGGACTCATAGGCGGCATCTGTCGGTTGAACAAGCTCCCCCCGGAAAGAACTCTTCAACTGATCTAACGATTGTCCAGGCATGGCATCCTCCAATCACATCTCGGATGAACGACTACTCGGAAGTCGTTGCCAGTGACGAGTTCCAAATCGAAAGATGGGTCTGCCTTGTAAGTTGAGGGGCGCGTTCGCGCAGCTAACGTTGGGTAACAGTGCAGCCGCCTTGCGGGTCAGGCGAAACTTGAGAGTGATGCTGCTCACCACACTCTTATCGCGGATCGGTTCAACGCAACGGAAGCACTGCCACGATTCTCGTCGGTGCGCCGGAGCCGCCCCCGATCTTCATCGGCAAAGCAATCAATAGTGCGCCAGTAGCTGGTACGTGATCCAAGTTGGCAACGTTTTCCAGGCCATAGAGATTCGCGCCGTTGATAACCGCGTGAGTGGCGAAGTCCTTCGACTGTCCGTAATCCATGCTTGCGGTATCAATGCCAACCGCGACAATTCCACGTGAAGCGAGCAGCTTGGCTGCTTCCACCCCGATTCCGGGAAAATGCAGGTTGGCCACATCACCCTTTGTGTCCGTGCCCATGTACTGTTTTTTGTTCGGCCAGAACTTTCCCCATCCTGTGCGCACCAACGCGATCGAACCTTTCGGGACACGGCCATGAAACCTCTCCCAATCCTCGACATCGCGTGGTGTTAAAAGGTAGTCACGATTCACTCTGCATTGCTTGCTGATGTCGATCACCACTGCCGGCGCTATCAAATGCGAAACCGGAATCTCATCCACTGTGTGTCTTCCCTGCGAAAAGTGAATCGGAGCATCCATGTGAGTGCCGCCATGTTCGCTCGCGGCATAGTGCCCTGCCGCGTACCAGCGGCCGTCCTCACGCGGACCCCAATGCTCCGGCCTCCACTCAAATGCACTAGCGTTCGGCCAGTAGATAGTTTGTGCATTGAAGGGATACGTAAGATCGACCAGCTTGGATGGGTCGATTACCGTTGCCAATGGGTGAGAGCCCTGCTGTTGCGCAGACAGGGAGATAACAGTGCAGAACACCAGAGCTACTACCGTCGTCACGAGCTTAGATAATTTCTTCATGCCCAACGTG includes these proteins:
- a CDS encoding MBL fold metallo-hydrolase — protein: MKSLKRLLIWATGAIAAFGVAAIFIFRMPIFGGSFEEARWERMRHSPQFHENRFENTPPQKSEMEFLKTLQDYSKGQVRKPQFVVPVVKLTTSQFAEEIEPGLRAYWFGHSTTLIEIDGIRVMTDPVFSEYASPFQGVGPKRLHPVPLALEQMPRVDAVVISHDHFDHLDMEATKHFAARGTHFYVPLGVGAHLARWSVPAQQIHEMDWWDSAEIKGVQVNCTPARHYSGRKRMDNSTLWSAWLVRGPHSSFYFSGDTGYSHHFSETRKRLGAVDLSVLKVGAYGSTWLDIQMDPESAIRAHQDLGGKVFLPVHWATFNLSYHAWDEPIVRTVAAARKAGVQIVTPAPGEKVELGKPFVNREWFLQH
- the tdh gene encoding L-threonine 3-dehydrogenase, producing MPDTMLAVVKPEAKAGAEIRDVKVPKFGPTEVLVKVKVASVCGTDVHIYNWDPWAQGRIHPPLIPGHEFCGEVAAVGDEVTTVKEGDFVSAEMHVNCGKCYQCRTGEAHICQHVKIIGVDADGAFAEYVTIPESNIWKLDPSIPLEYASLLDPLGNAVHTVLAGDIATKTVVISGCGPIGLFAIAVAKACGATKVFAIEVNEHRRKVAEKMKADLVLDPATQDVRAILKEQTDGTGVDVLLEMAGHKDAIKLGFDVLRLGGRASLLGIPSRPVEMNLATDIIFKGATVQGINGRRMFQTWYQMTALLKAGMLDLHPVITDRLPMKDFSKGMDMLNSGVASKILLYPNGVK
- a CDS encoding MerR family transcriptional regulator — protein: MSTAKKRRVKSQADEITVPDKLYFRIGEVAKLSRLPAYVLRFWETEFPQLKPSKGSTGQRMYRRRDVENVLVIKKLLYEEGYTIAGAREKLKADVRITRSQPVLPFPKKAPAESLKRVRHGLKEILEILTTRR
- a CDS encoding alkaline phosphatase family protein — encoded protein: MFRMLRFCLILAVASVVVLSCGCGSSGSASSSNDNAGGGSGNPQLPGVSITADKMTSTAGDLVTLNWSTTNAKSLTITPPVSEDALDLTGTIQVAPLSTTTYTATATNSDGSKQAAVTISVTPAKPTITFTASPESINAGQTSELSWSAQNATSITIDNNVGTFTTASGSAKVTPSSTTTYTATVTGAGGSAAATATVTVAAVGQLGITLAANPVNVSSGRSSTLEWTSQNAVSVSITDLGSVNLNGSAPVTPSTTKTYTATATDVNGTTKTATATVTVLGGSAGLSTLKHIIFYMQENRSFDNYFGMLGQYRQSKGLPADADGIDVNKVLTDYYGHEVKPFHTPTTCIEVTSPGWNESHFFAHRKSNGTFGMDFWMMQQEDSQHSTVDPHYTRSLGYYDQSDIPYYYELATQFATSDRWFASLMGPTIPNRMYLFTGTSFGFTRPDSSSKHPPYTQKTLFQALNEAGVTWRYYYQSGDVYLAQFDIWNDPASQGRVRNISEYFRILSDPKADQLLPQVVFLEQAAGWQLNEHPDNKWGLQPGVFNTKKMIDALMASAAWPTWAFILTYDEGGGLYEHVAPFAVPAPDGTPPNLLSTDIGQWDMFTDSGFRTPVIVVSPWAKKNFVSHTPRTTASILKLIETRFNVPPLTARDAAADDMSEFFDFANPSWMTPPPMPEQPWWCNASDANDATCKTLVQVLGPPTAPASTCDLSHKTEVSPGHPVGP
- a CDS encoding zf-HC2 domain-containing protein is translated as MTCDLWQDKLDAYVDNDASQEELASLEAHLRTCPSCAADALGRLQMKRMTQAAAAARYSPSPQFRLRLEQSIGANRKPVWAFTWMRLVAVAIPLVLIVASVALWMRYSAREQTLAELLDVHVATTASANPVDVISTDRHTVKPWFQGKLPFTFNLPELQNSSFKLVGGRVMYLKHSAGAQLLFELRNHQLSVFVFQDQAGMIPLPTGATATREMAFNLETWSEGGLRYVVVGDASPADIHELSELLRVAGRSG